In Nocardioides sp. InS609-2, a single genomic region encodes these proteins:
- a CDS encoding heavy metal translocating P-type ATPase: MSSVTEPVTPATSAIELEISGMTCASCANRIERKLNKLDGVVATVNYATEKAKVTYPEGLAPEDLVSTVQAAGYDAALPRGRDEPGPGEGAGAADPTRSLRERLRVSAVLTVPVIAMAMVPALQFDYWQWLSLTLAAPVVVWGAWPFHKAAWVNLRHGTSTMDTLISMGTLAALGWSLYALFWGTAGTPGMTHPFELTVQRTDGAGNIYLEAAAGVTTFILAGRYFEARSKRQAGAALRALLELGAKEVAVLRDGVETRIPTDQLATGDLFVVRPGEKIATDGVIEEGTSAVDASMLTGESVPVEVAVGDSVVGATVNAGGRLLIRATRIGSDTQLAQMARLVEDAQNGKAEVQRLADRISGIFVPIVIALAAATFGFWIGAGEGLPAAFTATVAVLIIACPCALGLATPTALMVGTGRGAQLGILIKGPEVLESTRRVDTIVLDKTGTVTTGQMTLRDVVAGHGEDVDEVLRLAGAIEDASEHPIARAVADGARARTGQLPAVEDFTNIDGLGVQGVVVDGESSHAVLVGRPRLLEEWSQHLPDDLARALTEAQATGGTAVAVGWDGKARGVVVVADAVKPTSAEAITRFRTLGLTPILLTGDNATVARAVADEVGIAPDAVIADVLPADKVDVVKRLQGEGKVVAMVGDGVNDAAALAQADLGLAMGTGTDVAIEASDLTLVRGDLRVAADAIRLSRRTLSTIRGNLFWAFAYNVAALPLAAAGLLNPMLAGAAMAFSSVFVVSNSLRLRGFKAQATGTDPAEVPTRPKSAPLEPAGR; this comes from the coding sequence ATGAGTTCGGTGACCGAACCAGTCACCCCCGCCACCAGCGCGATCGAGTTGGAGATCAGCGGGATGACGTGCGCCTCCTGCGCCAACCGGATCGAGCGCAAGCTCAACAAGCTCGACGGCGTGGTGGCCACCGTGAACTACGCCACGGAGAAGGCGAAGGTCACCTACCCGGAGGGCCTGGCACCCGAGGACCTCGTCAGCACGGTGCAGGCGGCGGGCTACGACGCCGCGCTTCCCCGTGGTCGCGACGAGCCCGGACCCGGTGAGGGTGCCGGCGCGGCCGACCCGACCCGTTCGCTGCGGGAACGCCTGCGGGTCTCGGCCGTGCTGACGGTGCCCGTGATCGCCATGGCGATGGTGCCCGCGCTCCAGTTCGACTACTGGCAGTGGCTCTCGCTCACGCTCGCGGCCCCGGTGGTCGTGTGGGGTGCCTGGCCCTTCCACAAGGCGGCTTGGGTCAACCTCCGGCACGGCACGTCGACGATGGACACGCTGATCTCGATGGGCACGCTGGCCGCGCTCGGCTGGTCGCTCTACGCGCTCTTCTGGGGTACGGCGGGCACGCCCGGCATGACGCACCCGTTCGAGCTCACGGTCCAGCGCACCGACGGCGCGGGCAACATCTACCTCGAGGCCGCCGCCGGGGTGACGACGTTCATCCTGGCCGGGCGCTACTTCGAGGCCCGCTCCAAGCGCCAGGCCGGAGCGGCCCTGCGCGCGCTGCTCGAGCTCGGCGCCAAGGAGGTCGCCGTGCTGCGCGACGGCGTCGAGACGCGCATCCCCACGGACCAGCTCGCGACCGGCGACCTGTTCGTGGTGCGCCCCGGCGAGAAGATCGCGACCGACGGGGTGATCGAGGAGGGCACTTCTGCGGTCGACGCGTCGATGCTCACCGGGGAGTCCGTCCCGGTTGAGGTCGCTGTCGGCGACTCCGTTGTCGGCGCGACGGTCAACGCCGGCGGACGTCTTCTCATCCGGGCGACCCGGATCGGATCCGACACGCAGCTAGCGCAGATGGCCAGGCTTGTCGAGGACGCCCAGAACGGCAAGGCAGAGGTCCAGCGGCTCGCCGACCGGATCTCCGGCATCTTCGTGCCGATCGTCATCGCCCTCGCAGCGGCCACATTCGGGTTCTGGATCGGTGCCGGCGAAGGCCTGCCGGCAGCGTTCACGGCGACCGTCGCCGTACTGATCATCGCCTGCCCGTGCGCCCTGGGCCTGGCCACGCCGACCGCGCTGATGGTCGGCACCGGCCGCGGCGCCCAGCTCGGCATCCTCATCAAGGGCCCAGAGGTGCTCGAGTCGACCCGTCGCGTCGACACGATCGTGCTCGACAAGACGGGTACCGTCACCACCGGCCAGATGACCCTTCGTGACGTGGTCGCCGGCCATGGCGAGGACGTCGACGAGGTGCTCCGGCTCGCCGGTGCGATCGAAGACGCCTCCGAGCACCCCATCGCCCGCGCTGTCGCCGACGGTGCCCGGGCGCGGACCGGCCAGCTGCCAGCCGTGGAGGACTTCACCAACATCGATGGTCTCGGTGTCCAGGGCGTCGTCGTCGACGGTGAGTCCAGCCACGCCGTCCTCGTGGGACGCCCACGGCTCCTCGAAGAGTGGTCACAACACCTACCGGACGACCTCGCACGGGCATTGACCGAGGCACAGGCCACCGGCGGTACGGCCGTCGCCGTCGGCTGGGACGGCAAGGCGCGCGGCGTGGTGGTCGTCGCCGACGCGGTGAAACCCACCTCTGCCGAGGCGATCACGAGGTTCCGGACATTGGGGCTGACCCCCATACTGCTGACCGGAGACAACGCCACCGTCGCACGTGCGGTCGCCGACGAGGTCGGCATCGCGCCCGACGCCGTCATCGCCGACGTCCTCCCGGCCGACAAGGTGGACGTGGTCAAACGACTGCAGGGAGAGGGCAAGGTCGTCGCCATGGTCGGCGACGGCGTCAACGACGCTGCCGCCCTCGCCCAGGCCGACCTCGGCCTGGCCATGGGCACCGGCACCGATGTAGCCATCGAGGCCAGCGACCTCACCCTGGTCCGCGGCGACCTCCGCGTGGCCGCCGACGCGATCCGACTTTCACGCCGGACCCTGTCGACCATCAGGGGCAACCTGTTCTGGGCGTTCGCCTACAACGTCGCCGCCCTACCCCTGGCCGCCGCCGGGCTGCTCAACCCGATGCTCGCCGGAGCCGCGATGGCGTTCTCCTCGGTCTTCGTGGTCTCCAACAGCCTGCGACTGCGAGGGTTCAAGGCGCAAGCAACTGGTACTGACCCGGCCGAGGTCCCTACACGGCCGAAGTCGGCACCGCTCGAACCGGCAGGGCGCTGA
- a CDS encoding DUF2269 domain-containing protein produces the protein MTLSPPARKLALAIHLTVSVGWVGAAVAYLALAIAAARSTDPELIRSAWVGMELIGWWVLVPLAIATVLTGVVMSLGSAWGLLRHYWVVLSLTLTLAGTAVLVLHMPDVSDLQSQASRADAAGLEQQGSDVFHSATGLVLLLVILALNVYKPRGLTRYGWRRQREQSTRRVEHLA, from the coding sequence GTGACCCTGAGCCCTCCGGCCCGCAAGCTGGCACTGGCAATCCACCTGACCGTGTCGGTCGGATGGGTCGGTGCCGCCGTGGCCTACCTCGCACTCGCAATCGCCGCTGCGCGGAGCACGGATCCTGAGCTCATCCGTTCTGCGTGGGTCGGCATGGAGCTGATCGGGTGGTGGGTCCTGGTGCCGCTCGCAATTGCAACGGTGCTGACCGGCGTGGTGATGTCCCTCGGCAGCGCCTGGGGGTTGCTTCGGCACTACTGGGTTGTCCTCTCGTTGACGCTGACCCTGGCTGGGACGGCGGTCCTGGTCCTCCACATGCCGGACGTGAGCGACCTCCAGTCGCAGGCCTCTCGGGCGGACGCGGCCGGCCTCGAACAGCAGGGCAGCGACGTGTTCCATTCGGCGACCGGTTTGGTCTTGCTCCTCGTGATCCTCGCGCTCAACGTCTACAAGCCGCGAGGACTGACCCGCTACGGATGGCGCCGGCAGCGGGAACAGAGCACCCGCCGCGTGGAACACCTTGCCTAG
- a CDS encoding TetR/AcrR family transcriptional regulator — MPKLWNQTIAAHRADVRQAILDSTWELVEGHGVLAVTMSSVAQATGIGRATLYKYFPNVEAILEAHHHQHVTDHLERLQGVAEGPGAPKERLESALSAYAMICHHREQHGTRELSALLHRGAQVVEAERQVEQLFSNLLGEVIETDAIRNDVSADELARYCLHALTAAGTLRSAAAVNRLVAVTMAGLRA; from the coding sequence GTGCCCAAACTTTGGAACCAGACGATCGCCGCGCACCGCGCCGACGTTCGCCAGGCGATCCTCGACTCCACATGGGAGCTCGTGGAAGGCCACGGGGTGCTGGCGGTGACGATGTCGAGCGTCGCCCAGGCGACTGGAATCGGCCGAGCCACGCTGTACAAGTACTTCCCGAACGTAGAAGCGATCCTCGAGGCGCATCATCACCAGCACGTCACCGATCACCTCGAACGCCTCCAAGGGGTCGCGGAAGGGCCAGGCGCACCGAAGGAGCGTCTTGAGTCCGCTCTCTCCGCGTACGCGATGATCTGCCACCACCGCGAGCAACACGGCACACGCGAGCTGTCGGCACTGCTCCATCGAGGCGCGCAGGTGGTCGAGGCCGAACGGCAGGTCGAGCAACTGTTCTCGAACTTGCTCGGTGAGGTGATCGAGACCGATGCGATCCGAAACGATGTCTCCGCCGACGAGCTCGCTCGATACTGCCTGCACGCGCTCACCGCCGCAGGCACCCTCCGCTCCGCCGCAGCAGTAAATAGGCTCGTCGCGGTCACCATGGCAGGTCTCCGGGCGTAA
- a CDS encoding F510_1955 family glycosylhydrolase, producing MNRNRMTMLRHTTVATILLALMALSACSGDSPTPGGSTEDPLGHVHGVGVDPGDGTLYVASHLGVFRVAENGTRERIANRWQDTMGFAIVGPGHFLGSGHPDLSEDLPSSLGLIESTDGAKTWESLSLQGDADFHAIEAVGDRIYAYEARSGALLVSDDKVTWDTITQQPLYDLAANPAEAHTVYATTDRGVLVVSKDGSNPVPVVGAPVLTGIDWQPGGPFVGIAPDGTVMLSDDTEAWRPAGQLDGPAEALDAVVGQWHAATESGVYESTNDGETWRLVLAGDPS from the coding sequence ATGAACAGGAACAGAATGACCATGTTGCGCCATACGACCGTAGCGACCATCCTCCTGGCCCTGATGGCCCTCTCCGCGTGCTCCGGGGATTCGCCCACACCTGGGGGATCCACTGAGGACCCCCTGGGTCACGTGCACGGAGTGGGGGTCGACCCCGGCGACGGCACGCTGTACGTCGCCTCTCACCTCGGAGTCTTCCGGGTCGCCGAGAACGGCACACGTGAGCGGATAGCGAACCGCTGGCAGGACACCATGGGGTTCGCCATCGTGGGGCCGGGCCACTTCCTCGGCAGCGGGCACCCCGACCTGAGCGAAGACTTGCCCTCCAGCCTGGGCCTCATCGAGTCGACCGACGGCGCAAAAACATGGGAGTCCCTGTCGTTGCAAGGCGACGCCGACTTCCATGCCATCGAAGCTGTTGGTGACCGCATCTACGCCTATGAAGCCCGCTCCGGAGCCCTGCTGGTGAGCGATGACAAGGTCACCTGGGACACGATCACGCAGCAACCCCTCTACGACCTCGCCGCCAACCCCGCTGAGGCCCACACCGTGTACGCGACTACCGATCGGGGTGTCCTGGTGGTCTCCAAGGATGGGAGCAATCCCGTGCCGGTCGTGGGTGCGCCTGTGTTGACGGGCATCGATTGGCAGCCCGGTGGGCCGTTCGTGGGCATTGCCCCCGACGGAACGGTCATGCTCAGCGACGACACGGAGGCGTGGCGTCCGGCCGGGCAACTCGACGGGCCGGCAGAAGCACTGGACGCGGTCGTCGGCCAATGGCATGCCGCCACCGAAAGCGGGGTGTACGAGTCCACGAACGATGGCGAGACCTGGCGGCTGGTGCTGGCAGGTGATCCCTCATGA
- a CDS encoding heavy metal translocating P-type ATPase produces the protein MSSQPGQRDTPSQLTVKDPVCGMDVDPAVGGHTAVHDGETFHFCSAGCRAKFVADPQQYTGHGDDHAHGESAEVPLEGEVAEYTCPMHPEIRQPGPGSCPICGMALEPVLVTADAGPNAELVDMSRRFWIGLVLAVPVFVLEMGTHLFDGIHEVISPTATTWVQAVLATPVVLWAGWPFFVRGWASVRTRNLNMFTLIAMGTGVAWLYSVIATVAPGIFPDSFRESDGMSAGTVDVYFEAAAVITVLVLLGQVLELRAREQTSGAIRALLDLTPKTARRVNADGTETEVALDEVQLGERLRVRPGEKVPVDGIVEEGRSSLDESLVTGESMPVTKTTGDTVIGGTINQTGSLVMVADKVGRDTMLARIVAMVAEAQRSRAPIQGMADRVAGVFVPVVIGIAVIAFIVWALVGPDPRLAHGLIVAVAVLIIACPCALGLATPVSIMVGVGRGAGMGVLIKNAEALERMEKVTTLVVDKTGTLTEGRPSVTQIVPAATSGQAFEADELLRLAAGVERASEHPLAQAIVTAAQEKNLTIPPVADFDSPVGRGVIGVVDGHTVTLGSADFLTSQGMDPAPLTAAADRLRGDGATAIFIGVNGQVAGIFAIADPVKSTTPEAVKALRDDGIEVVMLTGDNRVTAEAVARTLGIDQVEAEVLPDHKADVVQRLRAEGKVVAMAGDGVNDAPALAAADVGLAMGSGTDVAMESAGITLLNGDLTGIVKARQLSAATMSNIRQNLVFAFIYNVAGIPIAAGVLYPFFGVLLSPIIAAAAMALSSVSVISNALRLRAQNLG, from the coding sequence ATGAGCAGTCAACCAGGCCAGCGCGACACTCCCAGCCAGCTGACCGTGAAGGACCCGGTGTGCGGCATGGACGTCGACCCGGCGGTGGGCGGACATACGGCTGTGCATGACGGCGAGACATTCCACTTCTGCTCGGCCGGCTGCCGGGCGAAGTTCGTTGCCGACCCGCAGCAGTACACGGGGCACGGCGACGACCACGCGCACGGAGAGTCTGCTGAGGTTCCGCTGGAGGGGGAGGTGGCCGAGTACACCTGCCCGATGCACCCCGAGATCCGTCAGCCCGGACCCGGTTCGTGCCCCATCTGCGGCATGGCCCTCGAGCCGGTCCTGGTCACCGCCGACGCGGGCCCCAACGCGGAGCTGGTCGACATGTCCCGCCGGTTCTGGATTGGTCTCGTGCTGGCAGTCCCGGTCTTCGTTCTCGAGATGGGTACCCACCTCTTCGACGGCATCCATGAGGTCATCTCGCCCACGGCAACCACCTGGGTCCAGGCCGTGCTCGCCACCCCGGTCGTCCTGTGGGCAGGGTGGCCCTTCTTCGTGCGTGGCTGGGCGTCGGTTCGGACGCGGAACCTGAACATGTTCACGCTGATCGCGATGGGCACGGGCGTGGCCTGGCTCTACTCCGTGATCGCCACCGTCGCCCCGGGCATCTTCCCCGACTCGTTCCGTGAGAGCGATGGCATGAGCGCCGGCACCGTCGACGTCTACTTCGAGGCCGCCGCCGTCATCACGGTCCTCGTCCTGCTCGGCCAGGTCCTCGAACTGCGGGCCCGCGAGCAGACCTCGGGTGCGATCCGGGCGCTGCTTGACCTGACCCCGAAGACCGCCCGTCGGGTCAATGCTGACGGCACCGAGACCGAGGTCGCCCTCGATGAGGTACAGCTCGGTGAGCGGCTGCGCGTCCGGCCCGGCGAGAAGGTCCCCGTCGACGGCATCGTCGAAGAGGGACGTTCCTCACTCGATGAGTCTCTCGTGACCGGGGAGTCGATGCCGGTCACCAAGACGACCGGTGACACCGTCATCGGCGGAACCATCAACCAGACCGGTTCCCTGGTCATGGTCGCCGACAAGGTCGGCCGCGACACGATGCTGGCCCGTATCGTCGCTATGGTCGCTGAAGCTCAGCGCTCCCGGGCGCCTATCCAGGGGATGGCCGACCGCGTAGCCGGAGTGTTCGTGCCGGTGGTCATCGGCATCGCCGTGATCGCGTTCATTGTGTGGGCACTCGTCGGGCCCGACCCACGGCTGGCGCACGGCCTCATCGTCGCCGTCGCGGTGCTGATCATCGCCTGCCCATGTGCGCTCGGGCTCGCCACGCCGGTCTCGATCATGGTCGGGGTCGGCCGTGGAGCCGGGATGGGTGTCTTGATCAAGAACGCTGAGGCGCTCGAGCGGATGGAGAAGGTCACCACACTCGTCGTGGACAAGACCGGCACGCTGACCGAAGGCCGCCCCTCGGTCACCCAGATCGTCCCCGCCGCCACGAGCGGGCAGGCGTTCGAGGCGGACGAGTTACTGCGACTGGCCGCCGGAGTCGAACGGGCCTCTGAGCACCCCCTCGCCCAGGCCATCGTCACCGCTGCCCAGGAGAAGAACCTGACGATCCCCCCGGTCGCCGACTTCGACTCCCCAGTGGGCCGCGGAGTCATCGGCGTCGTGGACGGCCACACGGTGACGTTGGGAAGCGCCGACTTCCTCACCAGCCAGGGCATGGACCCAGCTCCGCTGACCGCGGCGGCGGACCGCCTTCGTGGCGACGGCGCGACTGCCATCTTCATCGGAGTCAATGGGCAGGTGGCGGGCATCTTCGCCATCGCCGACCCCGTCAAGTCCACCACCCCAGAGGCTGTGAAGGCCCTGCGCGACGATGGCATCGAGGTCGTCATGCTCACCGGGGACAACCGCGTCACCGCCGAAGCCGTCGCCCGCACACTTGGCATCGACCAGGTCGAAGCCGAAGTCCTGCCCGACCACAAGGCCGATGTCGTCCAGAGGCTCCGCGCCGAAGGCAAAGTCGTAGCCATGGCAGGCGACGGTGTGAACGACGCTCCCGCACTGGCTGCCGCCGACGTCGGACTAGCGATGGGGTCCGGCACCGACGTGGCGATGGAGTCCGCTGGCATCACGCTGCTCAACGGCGATCTCACCGGCATCGTGAAGGCCCGGCAACTCTCGGCCGCGACCATGTCGAACATCCGGCAGAACCTCGTGTTCGCGTTCATCTACAACGTGGCCGGCATCCCCATCGCAGCCGGTGTTCTCTACCCGTTCTTCGGGGTCCTCCTCTCACCGATCATCGCCGCCGCAGCCATGGCGCTGTCCTCGGTCAGTGTCATCAGCAACGCCCTGCGACTGCGCGCCCAGAACCTCGGCTGA
- a CDS encoding DUF305 domain-containing protein, protein MRNTRTTRALGALTLGLALTVTACGSDDTDTAPQVSTTEHNDADVAFATDMLQHHAQALSMVDLTLDRPLDPEVQQLAEQIRDAQAPEIETFTDWLTDWDEEIPETMRDHSNAGHDMGEMSDSMEGMDSDMPGMMSADDMTHLEDAPDAEFQTAWLEMMTEHHEGAVQMARSETEDGQYKPAIDLAEDIITSQSAEIETMKGLLG, encoded by the coding sequence ATGCGCAACACCCGGACCACCCGCGCCCTCGGCGCGCTCACCCTCGGTCTCGCCCTCACCGTGACCGCCTGCGGATCCGACGACACCGACACCGCCCCGCAGGTCTCCACGACCGAGCACAACGATGCCGACGTGGCATTCGCGACCGACATGCTCCAGCACCACGCCCAGGCCCTCTCGATGGTCGATCTGACCCTCGACCGGCCCCTCGACCCCGAGGTGCAGCAACTGGCCGAACAGATCCGGGACGCACAGGCCCCCGAGATCGAAACGTTCACCGATTGGCTCACCGACTGGGACGAAGAGATCCCCGAGACGATGCGCGACCACTCCAACGCCGGCCACGACATGGGCGAAATGAGTGACTCGATGGAAGGCATGGACTCCGACATGCCCGGCATGATGTCGGCCGATGACATGACCCACCTCGAGGACGCACCCGACGCCGAGTTCCAGACCGCGTGGTTGGAGATGATGACCGAACACCACGAAGGTGCCGTCCAGATGGCGAGGTCCGAGACCGAAGACGGCCAGTACAAGCCCGCAATCGACCTGGCCGAAGACATCATCACCTCGCAGTCCGCAGAGATCGAGACCATGAAGGGGCTGCTCGGCTAA
- a CDS encoding arginine deiminase-related protein, with protein sequence MVHVFEDEDHTRPDSVLLNNWLSTHACGNIAVYAMYASKRRHERRADVLELLKSQYRVQTNVDYTGLEPDGIFLEGTGAMVIDHVSRVAYTARSHRADPHVLERFCADFGYEPMAFEAVDSEGVQQRRHQIVAHP encoded by the coding sequence ATGGTCCACGTCTTCGAGGACGAGGACCACACCCGCCCGGACAGCGTCTTGCTGAACAACTGGCTCTCGACCCACGCGTGCGGCAACATCGCGGTCTACGCGATGTATGCCTCCAAGCGGCGCCATGAGCGTCGCGCCGACGTGCTGGAGCTGCTCAAGTCCCAGTACCGGGTCCAGACCAACGTGGACTACACCGGCCTCGAACCCGATGGCATCTTTCTCGAGGGCACCGGCGCGATGGTCATCGATCACGTCTCGCGGGTCGCCTACACCGCACGAAGCCACCGGGCCGACCCCCACGTCCTCGAGCGGTTCTGCGCCGACTTCGGCTACGAGCCGATGGCCTTTGAGGCGGTCGACTCCGAGGGCGTGCAGCAGCGTCGGCACCAGATCGTGGCCCACCCTTGA
- a CDS encoding tetratricopeptide repeat protein, translated as MNGIHPSGRCSRFARALSVTAVLALGATACAGADEPSTSATPAPDAKKAATALDAGLKAHASGDLTTAASNYDKTLKYDPKNKFAFYNLALIDEASGNYGLAEQKYRAALKTDPAYEPALFNLAILRTSRDPQESIDLYQQAVAVNPKDAAAWLNLGLLLRAAGQQRSGDEAVLRAIGLNPDLKDPKAAG; from the coding sequence ATGAACGGCATTCACCCCTCCGGCCGATGCAGCCGCTTCGCGCGCGCGCTCTCCGTAACGGCGGTGTTGGCGCTCGGCGCCACCGCGTGCGCCGGGGCAGACGAGCCCAGCACCTCGGCAACCCCTGCCCCCGATGCCAAGAAGGCCGCGACGGCTCTCGACGCCGGGCTCAAGGCACACGCCTCGGGGGACCTCACCACGGCGGCGTCCAACTACGACAAGACGCTGAAGTACGACCCGAAGAACAAGTTCGCGTTCTACAACCTCGCGCTCATCGACGAGGCGTCGGGCAACTATGGGCTCGCCGAGCAGAAGTACCGCGCGGCGCTGAAGACCGATCCTGCCTACGAGCCGGCACTCTTCAACCTCGCCATCCTGCGCACCAGCCGCGACCCGCAGGAATCAATCGACCTTTACCAGCAGGCGGTGGCGGTCAACCCCAAGGACGCTGCGGCCTGGTTGAACCTGGGTCTGCTCCTCCGAGCCGCAGGTCAGCAGCGGTCGGGCGACGAGGCCGTACTTCGAGCCATCGGCCTGAACCCCGATCTGAAGGACCCCAAGGCCGCCGGCTAG
- a CDS encoding HAMP domain-containing sensor histidine kinase, with protein MSMRQLPPPSGGPDPAAEIALLKRQLARERARRSEAEDIGERATGDLYQTIQELRNVQQELLVNLERAKVVHELGRELRLEPTIAGLRDRTATATARSLGADRCLVYVADPQPTVTDWSVVSSEPEPSLSADGYGATVQRLVAQRAPTGGSIRIHDLDVEAPLVGRALGVRAMALVPMWLGPRLVGAVVPMSVTPRDWTDAELTICEGVAHELGLNLVQVQAHNRDRRVRRLEEIDRAKDAFVSNVSHELRTPLASISGYLEMVTDGEFGPLSDELGHAIGVVSRNAARLRRLVEDLLMFSAYDGAGAKLDTTLVPPGRLVRDCAESLRPAAAAKDVDIEVHNVLGLHSIRGDRAQLERAMLNLMSNAVKFTPAGGLISICLANDRDGVVVDVTDTGIGIPAAEQHQVFTRFFRSSLSTQAEVPGTGLGLALAKTIVELHGGTVDLVSEEGKGTTVTVSLPPRPPD; from the coding sequence ATGTCGATGCGGCAGCTTCCACCACCTTCTGGCGGCCCTGACCCGGCAGCCGAGATCGCGCTGCTCAAGCGGCAGCTCGCCCGCGAGCGCGCGCGCCGGTCGGAAGCCGAAGACATCGGTGAGCGCGCCACCGGCGACCTCTACCAGACCATCCAGGAGCTTCGCAACGTGCAGCAGGAGCTGCTGGTGAACCTCGAACGCGCCAAGGTCGTCCACGAGCTCGGCCGGGAGCTGCGACTGGAGCCGACGATCGCGGGGCTCCGGGACCGCACCGCCACGGCCACCGCCCGCTCGCTCGGGGCCGACCGGTGCCTGGTGTACGTCGCCGACCCCCAACCGACTGTCACCGACTGGTCCGTGGTCTCGTCCGAGCCGGAACCCTCGCTCTCGGCCGACGGCTACGGCGCCACCGTGCAACGGCTCGTCGCTCAGCGGGCACCGACCGGTGGCAGCATCCGGATCCACGACCTCGACGTGGAGGCGCCGTTAGTGGGCCGGGCGCTGGGTGTGCGGGCCATGGCCCTCGTGCCGATGTGGCTCGGCCCGCGCCTGGTGGGTGCTGTCGTGCCCATGTCGGTCACGCCCCGCGACTGGACCGACGCAGAGCTGACGATCTGCGAAGGTGTGGCCCACGAGCTCGGGCTCAACCTCGTCCAGGTCCAGGCCCACAACCGGGACCGCCGGGTCCGGCGACTGGAGGAGATCGACCGCGCCAAGGACGCCTTCGTCTCCAACGTGTCGCACGAGCTCCGGACTCCGCTGGCCAGCATCAGCGGCTACCTCGAGATGGTGACCGACGGGGAGTTCGGCCCGCTCAGCGACGAGCTCGGGCATGCGATCGGCGTCGTCAGCCGAAACGCCGCTCGCCTGCGACGACTCGTCGAGGACCTCCTGATGTTCTCGGCGTACGACGGGGCGGGGGCGAAGCTGGACACCACCCTGGTTCCCCCCGGCCGGCTCGTGCGCGACTGCGCGGAGTCCCTCCGGCCGGCCGCGGCCGCCAAGGATGTCGACATCGAGGTCCACAACGTGCTCGGCCTCCACTCGATCCGCGGCGACCGGGCCCAGCTCGAACGCGCCATGCTCAACCTGATGTCCAACGCCGTGAAGTTCACCCCGGCGGGCGGCCTGATCAGCATCTGCCTCGCCAACGACCGCGACGGTGTGGTCGTCGACGTCACAGACACGGGCATCGGCATTCCTGCCGCGGAGCAGCACCAGGTCTTCACGCGGTTCTTCCGCTCGAGCCTGTCCACGCAGGCCGAGGTGCCGGGCACCGGCCTCGGCCTGGCGCTCGCCAAGACGATCGTCGAGCTGCACGGTGGCACCGTGGACCTGGTCTCCGAAGAGGGCAAGGGCACGACGGTCACCGTGAGCCTGCCGCCGCGGCCCCCTGACTGA
- a CDS encoding heme NO-binding domain-containing protein, which produces MKGIIFNLVEEAITTSHGEAVWDSVLATAGLDGAYTTLGNYTFTDLTALIDAGAQELGVTPVALTHTLGAAALLGLARRYPVYFEPFDSTRPFLLTLNEIIHPEVRKLHGDANPPDFWFEQVGLDGLVVHYRPERQLCALAVGMIIGASTYFGERALLTETECMLDGADHCVFDARFLAA; this is translated from the coding sequence ATGAAGGGCATCATTTTCAACCTGGTCGAAGAGGCAATCACGACCAGCCACGGGGAAGCTGTGTGGGACTCCGTGCTGGCCACTGCCGGGCTCGACGGTGCATACACGACGCTCGGCAACTACACCTTCACCGACCTCACTGCACTGATCGACGCCGGCGCCCAGGAGCTCGGGGTCACACCCGTTGCCCTCACCCACACACTCGGCGCGGCCGCCCTGCTCGGGTTGGCCCGTCGCTATCCGGTCTACTTCGAGCCCTTCGACTCCACGCGCCCGTTCCTGCTCACCCTGAACGAGATCATCCACCCCGAGGTGCGCAAGCTGCACGGCGACGCGAACCCGCCCGACTTCTGGTTCGAGCAGGTCGGCCTCGACGGCCTGGTTGTCCACTATCGCCCCGAGCGACAGCTCTGTGCACTCGCAGTGGGGATGATCATCGGCGCCTCGACGTACTTCGGAGAGCGTGCCTTGCTGACCGAGACCGAGTGCATGCTCGACGGCGCCGACCACTGCGTCTTCGACGCACGGTTCCTCGCGGCGTGA